The DNA segment GTTGGAGATGGCGGTGAACCAGCGGAAAAAAATCATCCCGATCCGGCTGTCAGGAGTGGAACTCGGCAACTCGGTCAGCTATTTGCTGGCATCGGTCCAGTGGATTGAGGTCCGCGAGGACGAGTGGAAGAACGCGCCGGGCCGGGTGGCGGACCAGATCCTGGGCGGGGCGGGTTCGCGAATCGCCTATGAACCTGCCAAAGCCAGGACAGGCGAAGTTTGGATCGGTGCCGCCGCCGCCGGACTGGTGGCATTGGCCGCTGCGGCGGGGGCGTGGAAAGCTGGCTGGTTTGTTCCCCGGCAGTCGGAAACTCCGGCGGCCGCGGAATCCTCCGGGAGACAGGAAACGCCGGAAATTTCTCCATCCGGACTTGCCGATCGGCAGGATCCGGAGGGCAAGCCCCCGGGCGAAATCGAGGTTGGCCAGCGCCAGCAAGATCCTCCCGGTGGGCGGAACTCCGCGGTGGCTGTGATTCCCCCCAAGCCGCTACCCGAACCCATGGCAAACTCCGAACCAGTGGCTTTCCCGGAAGGTGTGTGGCGTTGCACGGGAAAGGCAGCCTTCGAGATCGAGTGGGGGATGACATTCACGAGGCATGGGGACGAGCTGCGGGTTTCCGGAGCGAAAGCACTGGTGGGCGGAAAGCCCGCTACCAGGGGGGAACGGCAGACCACGCTGGAACTGCGGGGCCGTCTGGACGGAACCAGTTGGGAGGGCCGATACGTGGAAACGTCGAAGAAAGTCAGCGAGGGTGATTTTCAGATCCGGTTTTCGGAGGATTTGCGCTCATTCGATGGGAAGATCTTCACCCCTGACAGGAGGGCGTCCTCGAAGTTCGAAGGTATCAAGCGGTGAGTGGCGCGTTCGCCGGCCATGAAGCCCTCCCGAAAGACGGTGTTGCCCCTTGCTCTGCCTCGTCCTTGGGCTAGCTTCGGGATGTCATGGGACGAGGCTCCGTTGTGATCAAAGCCATCCTCGCGCTGGCGCTGGTCTGGGGCGTGGTGTGGGGTGTGCGGACATGGGCCGGCTCGCGGAAGATCACGGCGGAGAAGGTGAACCGCGAGATCGTGGCTGCGGACTTCGAGGACTGGTCGGGCGGGAAGGGCCAATCGGACGATCCGGCGGAACGGGAGCGGGAGATCCGCAGGATCGCCGGGATGATCAACCGGCTGGATTTCCATGAGCGGGAGAAGAACCGCCAGAACCGCACCGGTGAGGAATTTTTCCGGAAGCTCAACCAGGAGGAGCGGGCATTGTTCGTGGACCTGACGGTGATGGAATCGATGAACCGTTTCATGGAGGCGCTAGACGGACTGGAGCCGGCGGAGCGGAGGCGTTTCGTGCAGCAGGCGCTGAAGGAGATCGACGAGGGGAAGACCGCGGAGGAAATGGCCCGGGCGGAGGCGTTGGGGAAGG comes from the Luteolibacter sp. SL250 genome and includes:
- a CDS encoding toll/interleukin-1 receptor domain-containing protein is translated as MALAVALEARGKSCWIAPRNIGAGTNYPHEIVEGIKRCPEFVIVLSNAAVRSDHILRELEMAVNQRKKIIPIRLSGVELGNSVSYLLASVQWIEVREDEWKNAPGRVADQILGGAGSRIAYEPAKARTGEVWIGAAAAGLVALAAAAGAWKAGWFVPRQSETPAAAESSGRQETPEISPSGLADRQDPEGKPPGEIEVGQRQQDPPGGRNSAVAVIPPKPLPEPMANSEPVAFPEGVWRCTGKAAFEIEWGMTFTRHGDELRVSGAKALVGGKPATRGERQTTLELRGRLDGTSWEGRYVETSKKVSEGDFQIRFSEDLRSFDGKIFTPDRRASSKFEGIKR